The Faecalibacter bovis genome includes the window AGCAAATAAAGTTGAAAACCCCATTACAAAAGCACCTAATAACATTATTTTTTTCATAATTATTTCACAATTGTTATTTCAAATTTATAAAAAGATTTTTTTAAATACGTTAAAAATTTAAAAAAATATTATTTAATTCGTGACCAATTTATTACGTTAAATATGCTTTTTATAATTATATCAATTTTTATCTATTTTATTATTTCCTTTGGATTTGGAAGTTTGATAAATAAATATTTTCAAGTTAATAATCTTCTAAGTTTAAAATTATTAATTGGAATTCTATTTATCGGTATTATTTCTCTTATTAGTTCAATAGTCATACCATTAAATATAAATTATGAAATTGTTATTTCATTAGCTGGGATAATTTTAGCTATATATTATAAATTCTGGAAAGTAGAATTTAAATTTAATTATTCATTTATAATCCCCGCGGTAATAACTTGTCTTATCGCAAGTATGGATTCTTTTATATATGATACTTACTCTTATTATTTACCAACAATTAGATTTCTTGATGATTTTGGATTATTAAAAGGTTTAGGAAACTTTGATTTTAACTTAGGCCAAACTTCTTTATGGCATATAATTCAAGCATCTACAAATAATACAATTGATTTATCGTATAAATTGAATGCTTATTTGATAATAATTTATCTAATCTATATTTATGAAAATAATTTAAAAAAATATATAATTTTTCTACCTCTATTTTATTTATTTGTAGCCTCACCATCTCCTGATTTACCAATATTTGTATTATCAATAATTACTATCTTAAATTGGATTATTTATAAAAATGAAGATTCAATAAGATACGGATTATTGCTTAGTGCATTTTTGGTTTTAATAAAACCAATTGCTTTTGTTTTACCAATTTTCTTTTTAATAATTTCACTTAAAAATTATAACAATTATCTTAAATTATATTTTATAGTAGGTTGTCTAGCAATACTATTTTTTATTAAGAATATAATTTTAACAGGTAATTTTACTTTTCCTATTGGATTTGGAAATATAAGTGAACTTCCATTTTCTGTCCCTGTTGAATTGTATAGAATTTCAACTTTAGAAGGGCGTTATATTTTATTAGATACAGAAAATAAGATTGAGTTTTCAGAATTTTTAAATTGGTCTAGTGTACAATATTATATTTATCTTTTTCAAATTTTCAAATTTCCATTTTTATTTACTGTGTTTTAACGTTTGTCACTTTTCTGTATTTTTCTTATAATTGTGCAATAAGGAGTAAGGTATTAATTTTATTAAGTGCACTTTTTGTTTGTAAAACACTTGTATTTCTTTATATATCAATGCAATTCCGTTTTATATTAGATATTTTCTTACTAATTAATGTATTTTTACTATATAAAATAAACAATAATATATTAAAGTATTTATATCCTATCATTTTTTTAGCAGCAATAACTTTAGTATTTGCGAAAGACCTTAAACTGAATAATTCGAATAGTTTTATGAGAATGGTTAGTGGTTATGAGGTTTTAAATTTATTAAAACCAATAAATTACTCAGTTGGATATTATGAAAGTAAAATTTCAAATATAATAACTAATGTAGTTGTTACTTTAGATGTTTCGTCTGATGCAAAACAACCAGCAATAAATAAAAGGTTATTAAATATTTATAGTAATAATCAATTAATTCCTGTCCTAATTGACTCAACTTCGATAAAGAAAGGTTTTAAAAGCACCCCTTTAAAATCAATTGATATAAAAGATATAGAAAATCATCTTCAAAATATTTTAAGCTCTAATAAAAATTAATAGCCATGTTTTTTTTACTTGTTACAGTAATAGTTCAATTGTTTGTAATTTATAGTTTTAGTTTACTTGCAAAATTTAAATATAATTCAAATCAACTACTAAGTTTAGAATTATTAAAAGGACTTAGCATTGTTGGTATAATCTCTTGTATAATTTCATTTTTTTTGCCATTAAATATCACTTATGAAATTTGTTTAATCATTTCGGGAATCTTGCTATTTATCACTCATAAAGCATGGCTAAATTTCAAAAAATTTAAGCTTAATTATAAGTGGATGTTTTCGATTTTAATGGTTCTTACGTTATTTGTAGGTAGTATGAATGCATTTATTTATGATACTTTTTTATATTATTTACCTTCTATTAAATGGCTTGACGATTATGGATTAGTGAAAGGATTAGCAAATTTTGATTTCAATTTAGGTCAAATGTCTTTGTGGCATATTTTACAAGCTTCTTTTAATAATACAATAGATTTTACATATAAAATTAATGTTACATTAGTTGTAATTTTTCTAATATATCTTTTCGAAACCAAGCAAGAGAAATTTAGTTTTTTCTTGCCTTTGTTTTATTTCTTCATAGCCTCACCATCTACAGAATTGCCGGTTTTTATTTTTTCTGTTATTGTAATATTAAATTATTTAAATATTAAAAATGAAGATTCTATATATCTTGGAATCATTTTAGCAGCAATATTGGTATTAATCAAGCCTTTATCAATAGTTTTACCTTTTTTCTTTCTCTTTTTAATTTTTAAAGAACTGAAAAGATTTAATTATAAAGTATTTTTAATCATAGGTTCGATTTTACTGATTTTCTTAAGTAAGAATTATTATTTGACTGGTAATTTGTTTTTTCCGTTAAAATCTGGGATCACAAATAATATACATTCAGTTTCTGTAGAGATGTATAAATTAAATGATTTATTGGTCAGATTTTTAATAATTTCTAAGTCTGATATAAATAATTTACCAGCTTTTGATGTATATGAAAAATGGACTAATTTAGATTATTATAAATTTCTTGTGCAAGATTTTAATATATCGATTAAGATTTATTTCACATTAATATTAACTACATTCATCTTTACAATATATTTTATAGTAAAAAAGAATATTGATTGGGTTGTTTTAGGAATATTAATATTTATAAAAATGGTTTTTTTATTAAATGTTAGTATGCAGTATCGATTTGTTTTTGACGGACTTTTACTAATTAGTTGTGTGTTTTTATATAATAAAAACTTTAAGCTTAAACTTTTTTTGCCAATAATTATTTTAGCATCTTTTAGTTTCGTTTTTTCAAAAAGTTTATTTAGTATAAAAGATGAAAATTTTGTAATTCGTAATAGACCCTCTAAATATAAATTTAATCAATTAATCCTTACAAAAAATCGTTATACTAAAGGGTATAAGAGCAATATTTTTAATTTTAATACAAATGTAAATATTACAAGTGATCGTAGCTTAGACTTAAGACAACCTACGATTGCTAGTAAATTATTAAATCATTACTTACGTCAAAAATCACATCCTGAATTAATTAATCCAAATAATATTAAATCTGGTTTTAAAATGGTTCAAAACCGTGAGGAAGATATTAAAGAAATTGAAAAACATTTAGATCAAATTAGACGTTATAGAAAAGAACACAGAAATAATAATTATCCTAAATAAATATATTTAAATAAAATTACTCAAATACAATATTTGTTGGGTAGATTGTTTAAATTTGCCCAAATTTGTTTTTAAGAATAAATACACAATGGAAATCGCATCGAAATATACGCCGACAGAGGTTGAAGGAAAATGGTACCAGTACTGGATGGAGAAAAAATACTTTAAATCTACACCAGACGAGAGAAAAGCTTACACAATTGTAATTCCACCACCAAACGTCACTGGCGTCTTACACATGGGGCACATGCTGAACAATACGATTCAAGACGTATTGATTCGTCGTGCACGTATGCGTGGATTCAATGCATGTTGGGTTCCTGGAACTGACCACGCTTCAATTGCAACAGAGGCGAAAGTCGTTGCTAAATTAAAAGAAGAGGGTGTTTCTAAATTTGATATCGGTCGTGAAGAATTTTTAAATCACGCTTGGGATTGGACTCACAAACACGGTGGAATCATCTTAGATCAATTAAAAAAATTAGGAGCTTCTTGTGATTGGGATCGTACAAAATTCACGATGGATCCAGATTTATCTGAATCAGTTCAACGTGTATTTATTGATTTATACAACAAAGGATTAATTTATCGTGGTTACCGTATGGTAAACTGGGATCCTGAAGCGAAAACAAATATTTCTGATGAAGAGGTTGTTTACAAAGAGAAAAACGGAAAATTATACCACTTAAAATACCAAGTAGTAGGTTCTGATAAATATATCGTTGTTGCAACAACTCGCCCAGAAACAATTTTTGGGGATACTGCTGTTTGTATCAATCCAAACGATGAGCGTTACGAATGGTTAAAAGGACAAAAAGTAATTGTTCCTTTAGTTGGTCGTGAAGTAAACATCATCGAAGATGAGTATGTTGATTTAGAATTCGGAACTGGATGTTTAAAAGTAACTCCAGCTCACGATACAAATGACTACGAATTAGGAAAAAAACATAACTTAGAATTCATTGATATTTTTACGGATGAGGCGAAATTAAACGATTACGGATTAAACTATGCCGGAATGGATCGTTTCAAAGCACGTAAAGAGGTTGAAAAAGAATTAGAAGAAAAAGGTTTACTTGAAAAAGTAGAAGATTATAAAAATAATGTAGGAACATCTGAAAGAACAGGAGCGGTTATCGAGCCTAAAATCTCGAACCAATGGTTCTTAAAAATGACAGATTTAGCTAAACCTGCATTAGACAATGTTATGAACGATACAATTAAATTTCACCCAGCGAAATTTAAAAACACATATCGTAACTGGATGGAAAATGTTACAGATTGGAACATTTCTCGTCAATTATGGTGGGGACACCAAATTCCGGCATTCTTTTATGGTGATGGAAACGAAGATTTCGTTGTTGCATTAACAAAAGAAGAAGCGTTACCATTAGCACAAGAGAAATCAGGAAATGTTGCATTAACAATCGAAGATTTACGTCAAGATGAAGATGCATTAGATACGTGGTTCTCTTCTTGGTTATGGCCAATTTCAGTTTTTGATGGAATCAATAATCCAGAGAACGAAGAAATCAAATATTACTATCCAACTCAGGATTTAGTAACGGGTCCAGACATTATTTTCTTCTGGGTTGCGCGTATGATTGTAGCTGGGTATGAGTTTAAAGGACAATTACCTTTCGAGAATGTATATTTCACAGGTATCGTTCGTGACAAGCAAGGACGCAAAATGTCTAAGTCTTTAGGAAACTCCCCAGATCCAATTGATTTAATGAACGAGTACGGAGCTGATGCAACACGTATGGGAATGTTATTAACTGCACCAGCAGGAAATGACTTACCATTTGATGTAGATTTATGTTTACAAGGGCGTAATTTCGCAAATAAAATTTGGAATGCTTTCCGTTTAATCAAAGGTTTTGAGATTAATGAAGAATTAGAACAAACTTCTGCGCAAGCAAAAGCAGTAAACTGGTTCGAGAATAAATTCCAACAAGCTTTAGCTGATATCGAGCACAACTACGATCAATACCGTTTATCAGATTCGTTAATGGCGATCTATAAATTAATTTGGGATGATTTCTGTTCTTGGTATTTAGAAGCGATTAAACCTACATTTAGTGAGCCAATCGATCGTAAAACATATGATGCAACAATCGGTTACTTAGAAAATGTATTAAAAGTGTTACATCCATTTATGCCTTTCTTAACAGAGGAAATTTGGCACTTAATTGCTGATCGTACAGAAGATGAAGCTTTAATTATTTCTGAATATCCAACAGTTACTTCTTTCGACGAAACAATTATCAAAGCTTTCGAAAATACGAAAGAAGCGACAACTGCTATTCGTGGATTACGTTCAGAAAAAGGAATGTCTCCAAAAGAAGCATTAGAAGTTTTCGCAGACGAAAATGCAGCGAACGAAATTTTTGTTGATGTATTCTCTAAATTAGGAAACGTTTCTAACTTTAATACAGGTGATAAACCTGAAAAAGGTTTCGGTTTCCGTGTGGGTACGTTAGAGTTTATGATTCCAATGTCAGATAATATCGATGTTGAAGCTGAACGCGAAAAATTACAAAAAGAATTAGAATACAACCAAGGATTCTTAAATTCAGTTCGTAAAAAATTATCTAACGAAAAATTTGTTGCTGGTGCACCAGAACAGGTAATTAATGCAGAACGTAAAAAAGAAGCTGATGCTTTAGCTAAAATTGCACAAATCGAAGAGCAATTAGCTTCATTATAATTTAGTGTAAATTTTAGATTAACATAATTTAAAAACCACTCTAATATTAGAGTGGTTTTTTGTTTTATTATTTTGATTAGAATTGATAATCCTTAAATTTGCACAACTTACCAATTACCATGGATTATATTCAACTTTTATTAATCGGAATCTTCACTGCAATCATAGGATCTTCAATCCCTGGTTTGTTAAATATGACTGTTGTTAAAATTGGCAAACAAGAAGGTTATAAAAGTGCTTATACATTTATGGTTGGCACAGCTATCACGATTACATTGCAAGTTTATATCGCGATTTTCTTAGCAAAATTCATCAATTTTAATGAAGAAGTGACCAAAATCTTCAGAGAAATAGGATTGTTAGTTTTTGTTCTTATCACGATTTATTTTTTGTTTTTTGCACAAAAACGTGACAATAAAAAGAAGAAGAAAAAAATGGAACAAATAGGAGAGGTGAAGCAAAAAAATAAATTTATTTATGGTTTAATTTTAGCAGCTTTAAATATTTTCCCTATTCCATTTTATGTGTTCTTAAGCGCAACATTAGTTTCGTATAAAATATCAGTATTTGGTCAACCTAATAGTTCAATTTTTTCTTTAGGAGTTGCAATCGGTTCAATGATAATTTTTGGTTTATACCTGAAGTTTTTCAGTAAAAAATCAGAAGATAACTCATTTATCTTAAAGAACATAAACTACATCATCGGAGGAATTACTTCAGTAGTTTCTTTATTAACGACTTATCAAGTTTTTTTCAAATAAAAATCCACAAAAATACTTTTGTGGATCTTCTATATTTTGCATAAAATTTTAGTTTAAATTCGGTTTTGGATGTGCATATTTAATTAAATAATCCATCACTTCATCACATTCTTTTCCATCTACAATAAAGGATAATACATCTTCAATTAATTCTTCAATTATTTGTGGATTAAATTCATATTTTTTAGCTAAATCAATACAGAAATTTACTTCATTTTCATGAATATCAAAGTCAGAAACCATTAAAACAACTAAATCATATAAGGCAGCTAAGCGTTCTGTAAAAGTTGAGGGAATACTAAATGGAATTTTATCTGTATTTGAAACTATATAATCAATGTCCTTGTAAGTTAATTGGTGATGTTTAGCAATTTGTGTAATGATATCAATTTCTCTTTCAGTTAAATTATCATCACTTTTTCCAAGTAAAATAAGGTTTTTAATTAAGTTTAACTTATCAATAATTGATGTATTTTTTTCGGACATTGTATTAATTCTAAAATGAATTTAAAATTAACTATATTTAATAAAATCATAGTAAAATGTCTGATAAAAATTATCCATATATCGATTTAATATACAATCAGCAAGTTGAGAATAAGTGTGTTGTTCAAAATTTGACCATTAAACAACGAATAGCATTACTTAAAAAGCTTGAAAAGGAAATTATTGCACATCGTGAGGAGATTGTAGAAGCTTTAGGAAAAGATTTTAGAAAAAGTAAAGTTGAAACCGAATCAACTGAAATATATCCAGTTTTATCTGAAATTAGATTGTTTTGCAAAAATCTGTCGGAATGGTCTAAATCTAAATCAGTTTCAAATAATCTAGTATTTTTTGGTTCTAAAGCTGAGATTGTAAACGAACCAAAGGGAAATTGTCTTATTATTTCGCCTTGGAATTATCCTTTTCAATTGGCTTTAATGCATCTAATTCCATGTATTGCAGCAGGAAATACAGCAATTATAAAACCTTCTGAATTTACAGCGCATACAAATAGCGTTTTAAATAAAATTTTGGGGAATGTTTTTGATTCTAATCATGTACAATTGATATATGGCGAAGTTGAGGAAACAAAATATATTTTGTCTAAGAAATTTGATCATATTCATTTTACAGGTTCGCCAAATGTTGGGAAAATTGTAATGGAAGCTGGAGCGAAACATCTTTCCTCAGTAACTTTAGAATTAGGAGG containing:
- a CDS encoding LIC_10190 family membrane protein; the protein is MLFIIISIFIYFIISFGFGSLINKYFQVNNLLSLKLLIGILFIGIISLISSIVIPLNINYEIVISLAGIILAIYYKFWKVEFKFNYSFIIPAVITCLIASMDSFIYDTYSYYLPTIRFLDDFGLLKGLGNFDFNLGQTSLWHIIQASTNNTIDLSYKLNAYLIIIYLIYIYENNLKKYIIFLPLFYLFVASPSPDLPIFVLSIITILNWIIYKNEDSIRYGLLLSAFLVLIKPIAFVLPIFFLIISLKNYNNYLKLYFIVGCLAILFFIKNIILTGNFTFPIGFGNISELPFSVPVELYRISTLEGRYILLDTENKIEFSEFLNWSSVQYYIYLFQIFKFPFLFTVF
- a CDS encoding LIC_10190 family membrane protein, coding for MFFLLVTVIVQLFVIYSFSLLAKFKYNSNQLLSLELLKGLSIVGIISCIISFFLPLNITYEICLIISGILLFITHKAWLNFKKFKLNYKWMFSILMVLTLFVGSMNAFIYDTFLYYLPSIKWLDDYGLVKGLANFDFNLGQMSLWHILQASFNNTIDFTYKINVTLVVIFLIYLFETKQEKFSFFLPLFYFFIASPSTELPVFIFSVIVILNYLNIKNEDSIYLGIILAAILVLIKPLSIVLPFFFLFLIFKELKRFNYKVFLIIGSILLIFLSKNYYLTGNLFFPLKSGITNNIHSVSVEMYKLNDLLVRFLIISKSDINNLPAFDVYEKWTNLDYYKFLVQDFNISIKIYFTLILTTFIFTIYFIVKKNIDWVVLGILIFIKMVFLLNVSMQYRFVFDGLLLISCVFLYNKNFKLKLFLPIIILASFSFVFSKSLFSIKDENFVIRNRPSKYKFNQLILTKNRYTKGYKSNIFNFNTNVNITSDRSLDLRQPTIASKLLNHYLRQKSHPELINPNNIKSGFKMVQNREEDIKEIEKHLDQIRRYRKEHRNNNYPK
- a CDS encoding valine--tRNA ligase, translated to MEIASKYTPTEVEGKWYQYWMEKKYFKSTPDERKAYTIVIPPPNVTGVLHMGHMLNNTIQDVLIRRARMRGFNACWVPGTDHASIATEAKVVAKLKEEGVSKFDIGREEFLNHAWDWTHKHGGIILDQLKKLGASCDWDRTKFTMDPDLSESVQRVFIDLYNKGLIYRGYRMVNWDPEAKTNISDEEVVYKEKNGKLYHLKYQVVGSDKYIVVATTRPETIFGDTAVCINPNDERYEWLKGQKVIVPLVGREVNIIEDEYVDLEFGTGCLKVTPAHDTNDYELGKKHNLEFIDIFTDEAKLNDYGLNYAGMDRFKARKEVEKELEEKGLLEKVEDYKNNVGTSERTGAVIEPKISNQWFLKMTDLAKPALDNVMNDTIKFHPAKFKNTYRNWMENVTDWNISRQLWWGHQIPAFFYGDGNEDFVVALTKEEALPLAQEKSGNVALTIEDLRQDEDALDTWFSSWLWPISVFDGINNPENEEIKYYYPTQDLVTGPDIIFFWVARMIVAGYEFKGQLPFENVYFTGIVRDKQGRKMSKSLGNSPDPIDLMNEYGADATRMGMLLTAPAGNDLPFDVDLCLQGRNFANKIWNAFRLIKGFEINEELEQTSAQAKAVNWFENKFQQALADIEHNYDQYRLSDSLMAIYKLIWDDFCSWYLEAIKPTFSEPIDRKTYDATIGYLENVLKVLHPFMPFLTEEIWHLIADRTEDEALIISEYPTVTSFDETIIKAFENTKEATTAIRGLRSEKGMSPKEALEVFADENAANEIFVDVFSKLGNVSNFNTGDKPEKGFGFRVGTLEFMIPMSDNIDVEAEREKLQKELEYNQGFLNSVRKKLSNEKFVAGAPEQVINAERKKEADALAKIAQIEEQLASL
- a CDS encoding LysE family transporter, yielding MHNLPITMDYIQLLLIGIFTAIIGSSIPGLLNMTVVKIGKQEGYKSAYTFMVGTAITITLQVYIAIFLAKFINFNEEVTKIFREIGLLVFVLITIYFLFFAQKRDNKKKKKKMEQIGEVKQKNKFIYGLILAALNIFPIPFYVFLSATLVSYKISVFGQPNSSIFSLGVAIGSMIIFGLYLKFFSKKSEDNSFILKNINYIIGGITSVVSLLTTYQVFFK